A window of the Lactobacillus gasseri ATCC 33323 = JCM 1131 genome harbors these coding sequences:
- a CDS encoding DUF3990 domain-containing protein — protein sequence MKISIPNLLYHGSDVIVEKPDIHAGKPRHDFGKGFYLTTDINQAAKWSKHKIKINSSKLKQNPYNILISKYVFDKKQFYSLRVKIFDHVSEDWLNYIIKNRKNIDFALNTDYDLVIGPVVDGANSWEALTLYSNGTISFEKAISRLKPENLTDQWAFKTQNSINCLKYGGVLYEEK from the coding sequence ATGAAAATTTCCATTCCAAATCTTTTGTACCATGGCAGTGACGTTATTGTAGAAAAACCAGATATTCATGCGGGAAAACCAAGACATGACTTTGGTAAAGGCTTTTACTTAACTACAGATATTAATCAAGCAGCAAAATGGAGCAAACATAAAATAAAAATTAATTCTTCAAAATTAAAACAAAATCCATACAACATTTTAATTTCTAAATATGTATTTGATAAAAAACAATTCTATTCATTAAGAGTCAAAATATTTGATCATGTAAGCGAAGATTGGCTAAACTATATCATAAAAAATAGAAAGAATATCGATTTTGCTTTAAATACAGATTATGATCTAGTTATAGGTCCTGTAGTTGATGGAGCAAATTCCTGGGAAGCATTGACACTATATTCTAATGGTACAATATCTTTTGAGAAAGCTATATCTCGTCTTAAACCAGAAAATTTAACTGACCAATGGGCCTTTAAAACTCAAAATTCAATTAACTGTTTAAAATATGGAGGTGTCCTTTATGAAGAAAAATAA
- the purB gene encoding adenylosuccinate lyase, translating to MLERYTRPEMGKIWSLKNKYNAWLKVEIAATNAWAELGEVPAEDAKKIADNASFTVERVSKLEAITHHDVVAFTRTVSESLGEEKKWVHFGLTSTDVVDTAQGYILKQADEIILKDLEALKETIANSARKYKYTVEMGRTHGVQAEPTTFGLKLARWYAEINRDIERFKAAAKDVESGKISGAVGTFANVPPAVETSVLKQLGLTQQPVTSQVLPRDLHAYYIATIALIATSIENWATEIRGLQRSEIHEVEEHFRAGQKGSSAMPHKHNPIGSENLCGMARVMRGFMVPAYEDVALWHERDISHSSAERVILPDATIGIDYMLNRFNRILANLDVFPETMLKNMDRTYGLIYSQRVLLKLIDEAGLSREKAYDMVQKLANKSWQEQTSFRKLIEDSEVMNYLSEADLDDAFDYHYHLKHVDEIFEKCGLD from the coding sequence ATGCTAGAACGTTATACTCGTCCCGAAATGGGCAAAATTTGGTCATTAAAAAATAAATATAATGCTTGGCTAAAGGTTGAAATTGCAGCAACTAATGCTTGGGCAGAACTTGGTGAAGTTCCTGCTGAAGATGCTAAGAAGATTGCTGATAATGCTTCTTTTACAGTAGAGCGTGTTAGTAAATTAGAAGCTATTACTCACCACGATGTAGTTGCTTTTACTAGAACAGTTTCCGAAAGTTTGGGAGAAGAAAAGAAGTGGGTTCATTTTGGTTTAACTTCAACTGACGTTGTGGATACTGCACAAGGCTATATCTTAAAACAAGCTGACGAAATTATTCTTAAAGATTTAGAAGCCTTAAAAGAAACAATTGCTAACAGTGCGCGTAAGTATAAGTACACTGTTGAAATGGGAAGAACTCATGGCGTTCAAGCAGAACCAACTACTTTTGGCTTGAAATTAGCTCGTTGGTATGCGGAAATTAATCGTGACATCGAACGCTTTAAGGCAGCTGCTAAAGATGTTGAATCTGGTAAGATTTCTGGAGCTGTTGGCACTTTTGCCAACGTTCCACCAGCAGTTGAAACTAGCGTTTTAAAGCAACTAGGTTTAACTCAGCAACCAGTTACTAGTCAAGTTTTGCCAAGAGACTTACATGCTTACTACATCGCTACGATTGCTTTAATTGCTACAAGTATTGAAAATTGGGCAACAGAAATTCGCGGTTTGCAACGTAGTGAAATTCATGAAGTTGAAGAACACTTTAGAGCTGGTCAAAAAGGCTCTTCTGCAATGCCTCACAAGCATAATCCAATTGGTTCAGAAAACCTCTGCGGTATGGCTCGAGTAATGCGCGGTTTTATGGTGCCAGCTTATGAAGATGTAGCTTTATGGCATGAGAGAGATATTTCTCATTCCAGTGCTGAGCGTGTGATTTTACCTGATGCAACAATTGGAATTGATTACATGTTGAATCGTTTTAACCGAATTTTGGCTAACCTCGATGTTTTCCCAGAAACAATGCTCAAGAATATGGACCGTACTTATGGTTTGATTTATTCACAACGCGTGCTTTTGAAGTTAATTGATGAAGCAGGCCTATCACGTGAAAAAGCTTACGACATGGTGCAAAAATTAGCTAATAAGTCATGGCAAGAGCAGACTTCATTTAGAAAGTTAATTGAAGATAGCGAAGTTATGAATTACTTATCTGAAGCTGATTTAGATGATGCTTTTGATTATCACTATCACTTGAAGCATGTAGATGAGATTTTTGAAAAATGCGGCTTAGATTAG
- a CDS encoding GMP reductase, with protein MSNYFSMEAFDYDDIQLVPNKCIIKSRKEADTSVKFGSRTFKIPVVPANMESVIDDDLAIWLAENGYYYVMHRFHPEKRANFIKMMHDKGLFASISVGIKDSEYDFIDYLAKEKIIPEYITIDVAHGHSDYVIKMIKYIKDKLPDTFLTAGNIATPEAVRELENAGADATKVGVGPGRACITKLKTGFGTGGWQLAALRMCSKAARKPLIADGGIRHNGDIAKSVRFGASMVMIGSLFAGHEESPGNLITIDGKRYKQYWGSASEVQKGAYRNVEGKQMLVPYRGSIKDTLREMQEDLQSSISYAGGKDLSAIRVVDYVIVKSSIFDGDK; from the coding sequence ATGAGCAATTACTTTAGTATGGAAGCCTTTGATTATGATGATATCCAACTTGTACCTAATAAATGCATTATTAAGAGCCGAAAAGAGGCCGACACAAGCGTAAAATTTGGAAGCCGAACATTTAAGATCCCAGTTGTTCCCGCCAACATGGAGAGCGTAATTGATGATGATTTAGCTATTTGGTTAGCAGAAAACGGCTACTACTATGTAATGCACCGTTTTCATCCAGAAAAGCGCGCCAACTTTATTAAAATGATGCATGATAAAGGCTTATTTGCTTCAATTTCTGTTGGGATTAAGGATAGTGAATACGATTTTATCGACTACCTAGCTAAAGAAAAAATTATCCCTGAATATATTACAATCGACGTAGCTCATGGTCATTCTGACTACGTTATTAAAATGATCAAATACATTAAGGATAAACTACCCGATACTTTCTTAACCGCCGGCAATATTGCAACTCCTGAAGCAGTTCGTGAATTAGAAAATGCTGGAGCTGATGCAACTAAAGTTGGTGTTGGACCGGGACGCGCTTGCATCACTAAGTTAAAAACTGGTTTTGGTACAGGTGGCTGGCAATTAGCAGCACTTAGAATGTGCTCTAAAGCAGCTAGAAAGCCATTGATTGCTGACGGGGGTATTCGTCATAATGGTGACATTGCCAAGTCTGTCCGTTTTGGCGCTTCAATGGTAATGATCGGTTCGCTTTTTGCAGGACATGAAGAATCTCCTGGCAACTTAATTACAATTGATGGCAAAAGATATAAGCAATATTGGGGTTCAGCTTCTGAAGTTCAAAAGGGAGCCTATCGTAATGTTGAGGGAAAACAAATGTTAGTTCCTTACCGTGGCTCTATTAAAGATACCTTGCGTGAAATGCAAGAAGATTTACAGTCTTCTATTTCATATGCTGGCGGTAAAGACTTAAGTGCAATTCGAGTAGTAGATTATGTTATTGTAAAATCTTCTATTTTTGATGGCGATAAATAA
- a CDS encoding type II toxin-antitoxin system RelB/DinJ family antitoxin, with product MAHTYSYRADSKDHDEVKRILDNLGLDMSTSIKMYFKQIIRHNGIPFSVTNSDTLTEDTKKALLLAEAKDMGLIEDDTPAFKDTNKLISYMKKRAKELE from the coding sequence ATGGCACATACATATAGTTATCGTGCAGATTCTAAAGATCATGATGAAGTTAAAAGAATTTTAGATAATCTAGGTTTAGATATGTCTACTAGTATTAAAATGTATTTTAAACAAATTATTAGACATAATGGAATTCCCTTTTCAGTAACTAATTCTGATACGCTTACAGAAGATACTAAGAAAGCTCTTTTACTTGCAGAAGCTAAGGATATGGGCTTAATTGAAGACGATACTCCAGCCTTTAAAGATACTAATAAATTGATTAGTTATATGAAAAAACGTGCAAAGGAATTAGAGTAA
- a CDS encoding adenylosuccinate synthase — MTAIAVVGSQWGDEGKGKITDFLSKDAAMAVRSNGGNNAGHTIEIGDKTFKMRLIPSGIFAAKKGAVIGNGVVINPEVMFGELDNLEKEGIDISGLKISNRAHVIMPYHILQDTYQEEAKGDKKIGTTKNGIGPCYMDKASRIGIRVCDLLERDTFEEKLRTNLAEKNALFTKVYNKPALKFEDIFEKYLEYGQKMKKYVTDTSVVVNDALDKNEKVLFEGAQGVMLDIDEGTYPYVTSSNTISGGIASGIGMGANRLNTVIGVCKAYTTRVGEGPFPTELLDEVGDRIRETAHEYGTVTGRPRRVGWFDSVALRHAKRVAGINALSLNLLDVFSGFDKIKIATAYELDGKKIDYYPASLKELYRCKPVYEELPAWDEDITNVKTWEDLPENAKKFLNRVSELVGVPLVTVSVGPDREQTIVLKNPWEM; from the coding sequence ATGACAGCAATAGCAGTTGTAGGTAGTCAATGGGGCGACGAAGGAAAGGGTAAAATTACCGATTTCTTAAGTAAAGATGCAGCAATGGCTGTACGTTCAAATGGTGGTAACAATGCAGGCCACACAATTGAAATTGGTGATAAGACTTTCAAGATGCGCCTAATTCCATCAGGAATTTTTGCTGCTAAGAAGGGTGCTGTAATTGGTAATGGTGTCGTTATCAATCCAGAAGTAATGTTCGGAGAATTAGATAATCTTGAAAAAGAAGGGATCGACATTAGTGGCTTGAAGATTTCTAATCGAGCACACGTAATTATGCCTTACCATATTTTGCAAGATACTTATCAAGAAGAAGCTAAAGGTGACAAGAAGATTGGAACTACCAAGAATGGTATTGGTCCTTGTTACATGGATAAGGCTTCAAGAATTGGTATTCGCGTTTGCGATTTACTTGAAAGAGATACTTTTGAAGAAAAGTTACGTACTAATTTAGCTGAAAAGAATGCTTTATTTACTAAGGTTTATAACAAGCCGGCTCTTAAGTTTGAAGATATTTTTGAAAAATATCTTGAATACGGTCAAAAGATGAAGAAATACGTTACTGATACTTCAGTAGTTGTTAATGATGCTTTAGATAAGAATGAAAAAGTATTATTCGAAGGTGCGCAAGGGGTAATGCTTGATATTGATGAAGGAACTTACCCATATGTAACTTCTTCAAACACTATTTCAGGCGGAATTGCTTCTGGTATCGGAATGGGTGCTAACCGTTTGAATACTGTAATTGGTGTTTGCAAGGCTTACACTACTCGTGTTGGTGAAGGTCCGTTCCCAACTGAACTATTAGATGAAGTTGGCGATCGTATTCGTGAAACTGCCCATGAATATGGTACTGTTACTGGTCGTCCACGTCGTGTTGGTTGGTTTGACTCAGTAGCTCTTCGTCACGCTAAGCGTGTTGCTGGTATCAATGCCTTAAGTTTGAACTTATTAGATGTATTTTCTGGCTTTGACAAGATTAAGATTGCTACTGCTTATGAGCTTGATGGTAAAAAGATTGACTACTACCCAGCAAGTTTAAAGGAATTATACAGATGTAAGCCTGTTTACGAAGAATTACCAGCTTGGGATGAAGATATTACTAATGTAAAGACTTGGGAAGACTTACCAGAAAACGCTAAGAAGTTCTTGAATCGCGTTTCTGAATTAGTTGGTGTTCCTTTAGTTACTGTTTCAGTTGGTCCAGATCGTGAACAAACTATTGTTTTGAAGAATCCTTGGGAAATGTAA
- a CDS encoding SEC10/PgrA surface exclusion domain-containing protein gives MKNKDKLLYVSAAVLAAGSVAGVKTTTVKAAEVKQANVNANSKLDLNKASQEKQAAAQDKTAQGQIKQDTATVQNTQDQIKQDQAAKTQAETAKTEAQNTLPAKQEAVSSAQTKLDQAKNDLTQTQAQNKDLHAQYDTTTENAVHTAQEAEKKLDQKVNDLTGQVQTAQNKQTDLLNQRTSAESEIKTNTETLNNVNEQLNKAQADSAQAQKHFDAVQKAYAPIQNEYNAKKANAEKAATNLKQNETDLAQSQKQLTDLQTKNNDLAKTVNDTQGQLDNANKDLANAKTDVSQSQTKLNDVQNQSNDINGKLTNAIVKRDQAKSALDSQSENQTKIIITPEFNKAFHKWNDNHDPNYVQWTPENDAEMVKELGALSKQEAEMNHFEHNAKDKEQKIDMMHLTYEQRLEANKFGINLVNQIRTQMGKKPVKLTVGSLKYANDVAKYYEADHPKDSFSNGNVDGSHPGHDTKAINKALVENGVKPGMGGEKPATMVFGMVMTYTDILQHILTIWTI, from the coding sequence ATGAAGAACAAAGATAAATTATTATATGTATCCGCAGCTGTGCTAGCTGCTGGATCTGTAGCCGGTGTTAAGACTACAACTGTTAAGGCTGCTGAAGTAAAGCAAGCTAATGTTAATGCTAATAGCAAGCTAGACTTAAATAAAGCTTCGCAAGAAAAGCAAGCAGCAGCTCAAGACAAGACTGCACAAGGTCAAATCAAGCAAGATACTGCAACTGTTCAAAATACGCAAGATCAAATTAAACAAGATCAAGCAGCTAAGACGCAAGCAGAAACTGCTAAAACTGAAGCTCAAAATACTTTGCCAGCTAAACAAGAAGCAGTTTCAAGTGCTCAAACTAAGTTAGATCAAGCAAAGAATGATTTAACTCAAACTCAAGCTCAAAATAAAGATTTGCATGCGCAATATGATACTACTACTGAAAATGCAGTACATACTGCTCAAGAAGCAGAAAAGAAGTTAGATCAAAAAGTTAATGACTTAACTGGTCAAGTTCAAACTGCTCAAAATAAGCAAACTGATTTGCTTAACCAAAGAACTAGCGCTGAAAGTGAAATTAAGACTAATACTGAGACTCTTAACAATGTTAATGAGCAATTAAATAAGGCTCAAGCAGATAGTGCTCAAGCCCAAAAGCATTTTGACGCAGTACAAAAAGCTTACGCACCTATCCAAAATGAATATAATGCTAAGAAGGCAAATGCTGAAAAAGCAGCAACCAATTTGAAGCAAAATGAGACTGATTTAGCTCAAAGTCAAAAGCAATTAACTGATTTGCAAACTAAGAACAATGATTTAGCTAAGACTGTTAATGACACTCAAGGTCAATTGGACAATGCTAATAAAGATCTAGCTAACGCTAAGACTGATGTAAGTCAAAGTCAAACTAAGTTGAATGATGTTCAAAATCAAAGTAATGATATTAACGGTAAGTTAACTAATGCTATTGTTAAACGAGATCAAGCAAAGAGTGCCTTAGATTCACAAAGTGAAAATCAAACTAAGATTATTATCACACCTGAATTTAATAAAGCATTTCATAAGTGGAATGATAATCATGATCCAAATTACGTACAATGGACTCCTGAAAATGATGCTGAAATGGTCAAAGAATTAGGTGCGTTATCAAAACAAGAAGCAGAAATGAATCATTTCGAACATAATGCGAAAGATAAAGAACAAAAGATTGATATGATGCATTTGACTTATGAACAACGCTTAGAAGCTAATAAATTTGGTATTAATTTGGTTAATCAAATCCGTACCCAAATGGGTAAAAAGCCAGTGAAGTTGACAGTCGGATCATTAAAATATGCTAATGATGTGGCTAAGTATTATGAAGCAGACCATCCAAAAGATTCGTTTTCTAACGGTAATGTTGATGGAAGTCACCCAGGTCATGATACAAAGGCAATTAATAAAGCCTTGGTTGAAAACGGCGTGAAGCCTGGTATGGGGGGGGAGAAGCCGGCTACTATGGTGTTTGGTATGGTGATGACCTATACGGACATTCTACAGCATATATTAACAATATGGACGATTTGA
- a CDS encoding type II toxin-antitoxin system YafQ family toxin codes for MYEIKAEDTFIQDVNRWSKKIPNLWDEIQAITSYMQETGEIPEEYDPHLLTNEELNYVGYFEFHLFEGKLDLLVIHTKNKNKKVFRLVRLGSHNELFHSDLR; via the coding sequence ATGTATGAAATAAAAGCCGAAGATACTTTTATTCAGGATGTAAATCGTTGGAGTAAGAAAATTCCTAATTTATGGGATGAAATTCAAGCAATAACTTCATATATGCAAGAAACTGGAGAAATACCGGAAGAATATGATCCACATCTTTTAACTAACGAGGAGTTGAATTATGTAGGATATTTTGAGTTTCATTTATTTGAGGGGAAACTTGATTTGCTTGTTATTCATACAAAAAACAAAAATAAAAAAGTCTTTCGATTGGTTAGACTAGGGTCTCATAATGAGTTATTTCATTCTGATTTACGATAA
- a CDS encoding ClC family H(+)/Cl(-) exchange transporter: MIKTAKQVLAKPFTSNFFFIFLQGIMIGIITGLIIGTFRWIIDHTMKFLFFIYPLMRQKPIYLVPYIIITLLIVLILGKIIKPVLSNITGSGVPQVEAVMLNENKMNWWSILWRKFVGGLLAICPGLFLGREGPCIQMGAMVGQAFGEDLFHADPDDFKRLQGCGIAAGLSAAFSAPLAGVFFLVEEITFNFTPKEVLSALAAAMSSDLMTLCFFGTQPCLYLPLDKSLPLTSYWFVAIIGVVLGLLAYLYQYCLLSLKPVYAKITKIPAIYHSIIPLLLVIPIGLWNANLLGGSHDFISSLFDPIFMKSIQTGTLSLMLLPLVWFVVRFIFSMISYGASVPGGIFMPILVLGALLGVVFAVLMIHFNIAPKRCYGIIIVTSMCAYFGAIEKAPFTALTLLTEMVGSVEQIFPMLITTFIAYFVLDLLGGKPIYAALRYQMDYHKLANLPKVKHAEE; the protein is encoded by the coding sequence TTGATTAAAACTGCTAAGCAAGTCTTAGCTAAGCCGTTTACATCAAACTTCTTCTTTATTTTCTTACAGGGAATTATGATCGGGATCATAACCGGATTAATTATTGGTACCTTCAGGTGGATCATCGATCACACAATGAAGTTCTTATTCTTCATCTATCCCTTAATGCGGCAAAAACCAATTTACCTAGTTCCTTATATTATTATTACTTTATTAATTGTTCTAATTCTAGGGAAGATTATTAAACCAGTTCTAAGCAATATTACTGGTTCAGGTGTGCCGCAAGTTGAAGCTGTAATGCTTAACGAAAACAAGATGAATTGGTGGAGCATTCTATGGCGTAAGTTTGTCGGTGGCTTGCTAGCCATTTGTCCCGGTCTATTCTTAGGACGGGAAGGCCCTTGTATTCAAATGGGTGCAATGGTTGGTCAAGCCTTTGGCGAGGATCTTTTCCACGCTGATCCAGATGACTTTAAAAGATTGCAAGGTTGCGGAATAGCTGCTGGATTAAGCGCCGCTTTTTCTGCACCGCTAGCTGGCGTCTTTTTTCTAGTAGAAGAAATAACCTTTAACTTCACTCCTAAAGAAGTTTTGAGTGCACTAGCTGCTGCCATGTCATCTGACCTAATGACGCTTTGCTTCTTTGGTACCCAGCCTTGCCTCTACCTCCCTTTAGACAAGTCACTGCCCCTTACTTCTTATTGGTTTGTAGCAATTATCGGTGTAGTCCTAGGATTACTTGCCTACCTATATCAATACTGCCTATTAAGCCTTAAACCAGTTTATGCAAAGATCACCAAAATTCCAGCAATTTACCATAGTATTATTCCACTTCTGCTCGTAATTCCAATCGGTTTATGGAACGCTAACTTACTTGGTGGTTCACACGACTTTATTTCAAGCTTATTTGATCCGATTTTTATGAAAAGTATTCAGACTGGAACTTTAAGTCTGATGCTATTACCGCTTGTTTGGTTCGTTGTTCGGTTTATTTTCTCAATGATTTCTTACGGGGCATCTGTTCCTGGCGGTATCTTCATGCCAATTCTAGTCTTAGGAGCCCTTCTAGGCGTTGTATTTGCTGTGCTTATGATTCACTTCAACATCGCGCCAAAACGCTGCTATGGCATTATTATTGTCACTTCGATGTGTGCTTACTTTGGCGCTATTGAAAAGGCTCCTTTCACTGCGCTAACGCTTTTAACGGAAATGGTTGGTTCAGTTGAGCAGATTTTTCCAATGCTAATTACTACTTTTATTGCTTACTTTGTTTTAGACCTTTTGGGTGGTAAGCCAATTTATGCAGCTTTAAGATATCAAATGGATTATCATAAGTTGGCTAACTTACCTAAAGTTAAACATGCAGAAGAATGA
- the tsaD gene encoding tRNA (adenosine(37)-N6)-threonylcarbamoyltransferase complex transferase subunit TsaD, translated as MTKKDIRILAFESSCDETSTAVIKNGREIESLIVATQIKSHQRFGGVVPEVASRHHIEVITQITKEALAEANATWDDIDAIAVTYGPGLVGALLIGVSAAKAASMATGIPLIGVDHIMGHIMAAQLKDEIEYPALALQVSGGHTEIVLMKDPIHFEIVGDTRDDAAGEAYDKIGRVLGVNYPAGKTIDEWAHKGKDTFHFPRAMMEDDDYDFSLSGLKSAFINTCHHADQIHEKLDKYDLAASFQASVVDVLSHKTIRAIKEYKPKTFILGGGVAANHGLRDRLAEEIEKLPADIKPKVILPDLKLCGDNAAMIGAAAYNLYKAGKFSDENLNADPSLELPYADSMLK; from the coding sequence TTGACAAAAAAAGATATTCGAATTTTAGCATTTGAAAGCTCATGTGATGAAACTTCTACCGCCGTAATTAAAAATGGGCGTGAAATCGAAAGCTTAATTGTGGCTACTCAAATTAAAAGTCACCAACGTTTTGGTGGGGTAGTGCCAGAAGTAGCAAGCCGTCACCATATTGAAGTAATTACGCAAATTACTAAGGAAGCTTTAGCTGAAGCAAACGCTACTTGGGATGATATTGATGCAATTGCTGTTACCTATGGACCAGGCCTAGTTGGAGCTTTGTTAATTGGGGTTAGTGCCGCAAAAGCAGCTTCAATGGCAACTGGAATTCCATTGATTGGCGTTGATCACATTATGGGCCACATTATGGCAGCGCAATTAAAGGATGAAATTGAATATCCAGCACTTGCCTTGCAAGTTTCTGGTGGTCATACTGAAATTGTCTTGATGAAAGATCCGATCCACTTTGAGATTGTGGGCGATACAAGAGACGATGCAGCTGGTGAAGCTTATGACAAGATTGGTCGTGTTTTAGGAGTTAATTATCCAGCAGGTAAGACGATTGATGAGTGGGCACATAAAGGTAAAGATACTTTCCACTTCCCACGTGCAATGATGGAAGATGATGATTATGACTTTTCATTATCAGGATTAAAGAGTGCCTTTATCAACACTTGCCACCATGCAGATCAAATTCATGAAAAGCTTGATAAGTATGACTTAGCTGCCAGTTTTCAAGCATCAGTTGTTGATGTGTTAAGCCACAAGACAATTAGAGCGATCAAAGAATATAAGCCCAAGACATTCATCTTAGGCGGCGGTGTCGCCGCGAACCACGGTTTACGTGATAGATTAGCAGAAGAGATTGAAAAGTTGCCTGCTGATATTAAGCCAAAGGTGATTTTACCGGACTTGAAACTTTGCGGAGACAATGCGGCAATGATTGGAGCAGCTGCATATAACTTGTACAAGGCTGGTAAGTTTAGTGATGAGAATTTGAATGCAGATCCATCACTTGAGTTGCCATATGCGGATAGTATGCTGAAATAG
- a CDS encoding LPXTG cell wall anchor domain-containing protein codes for MDDLKHEIYNAVTRWMFNYEQGEWEHASIVVSMQLWDNTNYKNHNEEDPTYFGFAIMANGPYNGNGDLGINLETIVDNTIPGNPLSHPIDYNKFNVKDVIPTDTDNSQAGQVYAAAQNEVNNLQGQKNSLDGQIKSLHDHLAQSQNRVNDLTKTINDLSTKLSNAKTEQATVQGQIGQVSKHVDELKAAQPALVQARDNTAKALADYEQTHATVLNDYNSAKSQLDQANNKLQSATKAKDEAEKVLNQNKAKLANINQELAAVKAQLADLTTKLSDAKSSQTSAKANLEKAQADYDNYVNTHKDLIDSIAKSDKELAAKKEAVRVAQSAYDKASQEYEAAKKEADKLANKVKDLDQSITKSQETIKSLTNRIASNTQIIENNKQVHAQAAKLAARKAFDAQINKALDNVVYGTKTISQHTVKAATVKPAVSTKNTKHALPQTGANDKLSLFAALAGLSLSSIGLGSLVSDKKRRRN; via the coding sequence ATGGACGATTTGAAGCATGAGATATATAATGCTGTTACACGTTGGATGTTCAATTATGAGCAAGGTGAATGGGAACATGCATCAATTGTTGTAAGTATGCAATTATGGGACAATACAAATTATAAAAATCATAATGAAGAAGATCCAACCTATTTTGGTTTTGCTATTATGGCAAATGGACCATATAATGGCAATGGCGATCTAGGAATCAATTTGGAAACTATTGTAGACAATACTATTCCTGGAAATCCGTTATCTCATCCAATTGACTACAATAAGTTCAATGTCAAAGATGTAATTCCTACTGATACTGATAATTCACAAGCTGGACAAGTTTATGCAGCTGCACAAAATGAAGTAAATAATTTGCAAGGCCAAAAGAACAGCTTAGATGGTCAAATCAAGTCATTACACGATCATCTTGCTCAATCTCAAAATCGAGTAAATGATTTAACTAAGACTATTAATGATTTGTCTACTAAATTATCTAACGCTAAAACTGAACAAGCTACTGTTCAAGGCCAAATTGGTCAAGTATCTAAGCACGTTGATGAATTAAAGGCTGCACAACCTGCATTAGTTCAAGCAAGAGATAATACTGCTAAAGCTTTAGCTGATTACGAACAAACACATGCTACTGTACTTAACGACTACAATAGTGCTAAGTCACAATTAGACCAAGCTAACAACAAGCTTCAATCCGCTACTAAGGCTAAGGATGAAGCCGAGAAAGTTCTCAACCAAAATAAAGCTAAATTAGCTAATATCAATCAAGAATTAGCTGCTGTTAAGGCACAATTAGCTGACTTAACAACTAAGCTATCAGACGCTAAGTCCTCCCAAACAAGCGCTAAAGCTAACTTAGAAAAGGCACAAGCTGATTACGATAACTACGTAAATACTCATAAAGACTTGATTGATAGTATTGCTAAGTCTGATAAAGAATTGGCTGCTAAGAAAGAAGCAGTACGTGTTGCTCAATCAGCTTATGACAAGGCTAGTCAAGAATACGAAGCTGCTAAGAAGGAAGCTGACAAGTTAGCTAATAAGGTTAAAGACTTAGATCAATCAATTACTAAGTCACAAGAGACTATCAAGTCACTTACTAACAGAATTGCTTCAAATACTCAAATTATCGAAAACAACAAGCAAGTTCACGCACAAGCTGCTAAATTAGCTGCACGTAAAGCCTTTGATGCTCAAATCAATAAGGCTTTAGACAATGTTGTTTATGGCACTAAGACAATTAGCCAACACACTGTTAAGGCAGCTACTGTAAAACCTGCTGTTTCAACTAAGAATACTAAACATGCATTACCACAAACTGGTGCTAACGATAAGCTAAGTCTATTTGCAGCTCTTGCAGGTTTATCATTAAGTTCAATTGGTTTAGGTTCATTAGTTTCAGATAAGAAGAGAAGACGTAATTAA
- a CDS encoding bis(5'-nucleosyl)-tetraphosphatase, with protein MKHEHSAGAIIWRNKNNETQYLLIQSQPYKQFKSAWAFSKGHLEAGETAQEAAKREIFEEVGLKPEFNFDFSESYSYQVTSEIEKTVTLFLAKYNLDQKIKRQESEIKQIAWLNYEDAQKRIREQNFKEFSFEDLSSILAKANDYLNGH; from the coding sequence ATGAAACATGAACATTCAGCAGGTGCAATTATCTGGCGCAATAAAAATAACGAAACCCAGTATTTATTAATTCAAAGTCAGCCTTATAAGCAATTCAAGAGTGCGTGGGCTTTTTCAAAAGGACATCTTGAAGCAGGAGAAACAGCACAAGAGGCTGCAAAACGAGAAATTTTTGAAGAAGTAGGTTTAAAGCCTGAATTTAATTTTGATTTTAGTGAAAGTTATTCATATCAAGTTACTTCAGAAATTGAAAAGACTGTAACTTTATTTTTAGCAAAATACAATCTTGATCAGAAAATAAAACGGCAAGAAAGTGAAATTAAACAGATTGCTTGGCTAAACTATGAAGATGCGCAAAAAAGGATTAGAGAGCAAAACTTTAAGGAATTCAGTTTCGAAGATCTGTCTTCTATTTTGGCAAAGGCTAATGATTATTTAAATGGACATTGA